The following nucleotide sequence is from Zea mays cultivar B73 chromosome 1, Zm-B73-REFERENCE-NAM-5.0, whole genome shotgun sequence.
gggctggggcacgcggcgacattcactcgtcggcttagggacccccccggtctcgaaacgccgacagttggcgcgccaggtaggggcctgctgcgtgttgacgaacagcttcccgtcaagctccagatgggcagtctccagcaacctctccaacccgggacggtgctccgtttcgggagtcttgagttcgtgtccctcgacggcagctacgacatgatactccttccaccgccgcgcgacaacgacaatggcggtcgacagcccgcccgccggcggtggaatcgacgacgtcttccccgcgcggtggaagaacaacattagaGCTCAccctgtcctctcccccgccgacggaggaggaggcggggcaaccaaggccaagcaggaggcagcgcctcgtcggctgtcgagcgagtcgacggcgccagcaccccaacggggggcgcaccgggcatcgacctcgcgcttgagacgaagacgagcgccgtctccccgcaacatgccaatcccgagcaaacggacgacgccagcgcgctcgcgaagggcttgctggacgtcacccttgtacctgagacgacggtgcagccagtccccgacgtgacttcatcaccgcccgtcgaccaagaggtaccgaccgattcccatcccacatctttcggattcagcctcgacccgcctagcggcttcgctttggcgggtgctctcgtagaggcgagtccaaaccctctggggtttcgtatgcggtcaccttgggaccggctgacggacgtctcgacctacggaccctctgggtccgaggaagacgacgagcccagcatctgttgggatttctctggacttggcaaccccagtgccatgcgggacttcatgaccgcatgtgactactgcctttccgactattccgatggtagccgtagcctcggcgacgaggactgcggcccaagccgcgaatgtttccacgttgatctagggggtccctccgaaggcaaccatctcggcatgccggaggacggtgatctccctaggccggtgcctcgcgttgacatcccacgggagctagctgtggtccccgttcaggcggggggccatgacccacagctcgagcaaatccgcggggtgcaggccaggctcgacgagggagcaggagcgcttgagccaatccgccgggatgtcgggcaggcatgggcgggccaacctccggccggagaaatacgtcatctaccccagggcttccagcaccgcatcaccgacgatgtcagggttaggccaccacccgaatctagtggggtcggccagaacctggctgcagcagcaatactcctccgcgcgatgccggagccatcaaccaccgaggggcggcgaatccagggagagctcaagaatctcctggaaggcgccgcggtccggcgggccgagagctccgcctcccgaaggcaggggtacccctcggagcatcatgccgcgacttcccgattcatgcgcgaagcctcggtctacaccaggcgcacgcgcaacaccgcgcctgtggccccaggtcgcctcgacaacgagcaccatcaccgcgaccgccgagcccacctcgacgagagggtgcgccgaggctaccacccccggcgtgggggacgctacgacaacggggaggatcggagtccctcgcccgaaccacccggtctgcaggccttcagccgggccatacgacgggcgccgttcccgacccggttccgacccccgactactatcacgaagtactcgggggagacgagaccagaactgtggctcgcggactaccgcctggcctgccaactgggtggaacggacgacgacaacctcatcatccgcaacctccccctgttcctctccgacaccgctcgcgcctggttggagcacctgcctccggggcagatctccaactgggacgacctggtccaagcttttgccggaaacttccagggcacatacgtgcgccctgggaattcctgggaccttcgaagctgtcgacagcagccgggagagtctctccgagactacatccggcgattctcgaagcagcgcaccgagctgcccaacatcaccgactcggatgtcatcggcgcgttcctcgccgacaccacttgccgcgacctggtgagcaagctgggtcgcaagacccccaccagggcgagcgagctgatggacatcgccaccaagttcgcctccggccaggaggcggtcgaggctatcttccggaaggacaagcagccccagggccgcccttcggaagatgcccccgaggcgtccactcagcgcgacgccaagaagaagggcaagaagaagtcgcaagcgaaacgcgacgccgccgacgcagaccttgtcgccgccgctgagtacaagaaccctcggaaaccccccggaggtgccaacctcttcgacaagatgctcaaggagccgtgcccctaccaccaggggcccgtcaagcacacccttgaggagtgcgtcatgcttcggcgccacttccacagggccgggccacccgcggagggtggcagggcccacgacgacgacaagaaggaagatcaccaggcaggagagtttcccaaggtccgcgactgttgcatgatctatggtgggcaagcggcgaatgcctcggctcggcaccgcaagcaagagcgtcgggaggtctgttcggtgaaggtggcggcaccagtctacctagactggtccgacaagcccatcaccttcaaccaagccgaccatccgaaccatgtgccgagcccggggaaatacccgctcgtcgtcgaccccgtcatcggcgacgtcaggctcaccaaggtcctcatggacggaggcagtagcctcaacatcatctacgccgagaccctcgggctcctgcgtgtcgatctgtcctccgtccgggcaggcgctgcgcccttccatgggatcattcccgggaagcgcgtccagcccctcggacagctcgaccttcccgtctgcttcggaacaccctccaacttccgaagggagaccctgacgttcgaggtggtcgggttccgaggaacctaccacgcggtactggggaggccatgctacgcgaagttcatggccgtccccaactacacctacctgaagctcaagatgccgggccccaacggggtcatcaccgttggccccacgtacaaacacgcgttcgaatgtgacgtggagtgcgtggagtacgccgaggcccttgccgagtccgaggccctcatcgccgacctggagagcctctctaaggaggtgccagacgtgaagcgtcatgccggcaacttcgagccagcggagacggttaagtccgtcctcctcgaccccagcagtgacgcctccaagcaagtccggatcggctcccagctcgatcccaaataggaagcagtgctcgtcgactttctcagcgcgaacgccgacgtcttcgcgtggagtccctcggacatgcccgacataccgagggatgtcgccgagcactcgctggacatccgagctggagcccgacccgtcaagcagcctctgcgccgattcgacgaggagaagcgcagagccataggcgaggagatccacaagctaatggcgacagggttcgtcaaggaggtattccatcccgaatggcttgccaaccctgtgcttgtgagaaagaaaggggggaaatggcggatgtgtgtagactacactggtctcaacaaagcatgtccgaaggttccctaccctctgcctcgcatcgatcaaatcgtggattccactgctgggtgcgaaaccttgtctttcctcgatgcctactcagggtatcaccaaatcaggatgaaagagtccgaccagctcgcgacttctttcatcacacccttcggcatgtactgctatgtcaccacgccgttcggcttgaggaacgcgggcgcgacgtaccagcggtgcatgaaccatgtgttcggcgaacacattggccgcacggtcgaggcctacgtcgatgacatcgtagtcaagacaaggaaagcctccgacctcctttccaaccttgaagtgacattccaatgtctcaaggcgaaaggcgtcaagctcaatcccgagaagtgtgtcttcggggtgccccgaggcatgctcttggggttcatcgtctccgagcgaggcatcgaagccaacccggagaagatcgcagccatcaccagcatggggcccatcaaggacttaaaaggcgtacagagggtcatgggatgcctcgcggctctgagccacttcatctcacgcctcggcgaaagaggtctacccctgtaccgcctcttaaggaaggccgagtgcttcgcttggacccctgaggctgaggaagccctcgggaacctgaaggcgctcctcacgaaggcgcctatcttggtacccccagctgccggagaagcactcttggtctacgtcgccacgaccactcaggcgcttgagccaatccgctcgCTCCctttcccgcgtggacgcttgtaaccccctactgcaagcgcacccgacctgggcgcgggacgaacacgaaggccgcaggattcccacctctctcacgccggtctccggccacctcgcttccccccttcgcgctcggcctcgcgtcgacccatctgggctggggcacgcggcgacattcactcgtcggcttagggaccccccggtctcgaaacgccgacacattgaCATACTAACCTACGACACTAATGCATTAGCAATTGCATCTCGAAAAgcactcatgtctaactcatcagatgtgcTACTACTACTCTCACCTAAAGGTACATCATGACTGATGCTATTAGGTCCTAGTTCATCAAAGTCTCTATCGTGTAGAGCACTCTCTCTAATGAAGTTATGCAATGTCATACAAGCAATAATTATCTTGGATTGTTTGGTAAGCGAAAATGAAGGGAGACTAAATAGAACTCTCCACTTCATTTTAAGCACCCCAAACGATCGCTCTATTACATTGCGTAGCGAAGAGTGTGCATAGTTGAATACTTCTTTGCTCCCAATAGGTTGCCTCGCATTTTGCCATTCAGAAATGTGGTACTTCTGACCCTTATAAGGTGCAAGGTAGCCCTTTCTATTTGGATAACCTGAATCgacaagatagtatttacctgcaCAAACATGAAATACAAAAGTTAAATACTTAAGCCATTAATTATTAGCATATGTCATAAAAAGAAGGTATATAATTATATACCTTCTGGTGGCTGGGGGAACCTGTCCGCATAAGTTATCAAAGTATCTTGTAATACTCTAGTGTCATGTACGGATCCTGGCCATCCTGTGACAACAAATGTgaacctcatatcgaagtcacaAACGGCCATTACATTCTGTGATGCGTAACCGTGGCGTCCAATATATTTGGCTTGCTCCAAGGCCGGGACTGCCGCTGGAAAGTGACTACCATCAATTGCTCCTATGCAATCCTTGAAGTGTGGCCAAAATCTCGCCTCTCGCAAACGAGGATGAATCTCGATGAAATATGGGTCTTTGGGCTTAATTATGTGAGATGACATCTTAAACAGTGCATCAAGGACTTCTGTATACTTGCGACTAATTGTTTCCAAGGAGTGACCAAACTTATTCCTTATCTGCCTAAATGACTGTGGACCCCCACATGCCCACAAGAAAATGCCAAGTGCTTCCATAGTACTAACACCCCGGCTTGGAAGCAGACCATAATTGTCCACCAATTTGTCATGCAATCGTCTAAAAATAGTTCGTCGCATGCGAAACATATCGAAGCAGTCGTTACTATTCTCCAACGTTCTCTCCACCCATTGAATACCAGTTTCAACCAATGTTCTTCTAGGAACCTGACTGAAAGTCCTGCCCCAAATGTCTACAGCATATATAGCAACCACCAATTCTGCATCTGTGTCATCCATTTCATTATCATATGTGTGTGCAGCAGGGTCAGACATCTGCATGCACACAAACAACAGAGACATATTCATATGTAACCACAGTTTGTAAGTCACATAATAGTGTACAACCACAGTTTACAAGCCACATATATTCAGTATTCAAAGGAGACAGAAAGTTCACAGATTCACATAGTTCACAATCTCACAACTCTGATTATTGAAATACAAGTTCAACTCGAATATCTGGAAAACTGTTTCAAAGGGAAAATGAAGCGCACGACAAGTTTATTCCTCACAACAATAAAACGACAAGACTGATAAAACAGACACAAACAACGACAATACTGAACATAAGCCTCTGTTGTCGGACGACCAGCAGCTAAGTGCACTTTTTAAGATCTATCTCGTAAGCATTGCGAAACCAAGCGATCCTTCCTTCTTTTGTCTGCAAGTTTGCAAAAACATCTCTATACTTCTTCTCAATCAATAGATGAGTGGCAAACAAATgtagttggctcccttctggtgaTCCATCATCCATGACTTGTTGCAACTGCTTTTTAATCTCAAGTCGAACTGGGTCATTGTCAGAAGAGGTAATGGACTTGTTAGTGGTCATTGAGCGCGACTCAAAAGCCTCCACTAGTCTTCTCATGTACTCTTCCCTCGAatcttttttcttctttggtttAGGAGAATCATGGCGCATCTTACGCTTCCCACTAGCATTTGTGCAGGGGTCAGGTGTGTTGTTTTCACCCCCACCTAAAGTGGCTTCGAAATGATCATCAGATGATGAATTAGCATCCTCGACGCCAGGAACCAGGGTTCTTTCATTTGTGCAGACAATGGGTCCAAACATAACCTTTAGCTCGTCCTCATTCTCTAGGGGGCTGTTTTGAACATAATACAACCTGGCATTGCCTGCACCAACATGGTAGTTCCTAGTTTGAGATGGCCAATACTATTGTTAGTCTAGAAAATAAATAGATCTacttacttcattttgcttggcccaccactcatctggcgcactgattgaaccagtatgagggtctcgaccaagaccTGTAGCCCTTTCATTAAGAGTTTTCCACTGCGTGTACATTCTCTTCAACGAATCCCACTTATTCTTCATTTGATCCCTTGTGTAAGTGCGACCAGTGCGTTCCTTAAACTTTCTTATGAGGTTAGCATACCCTTCGGTGTTTAGGAAATGTTGTGGCCTGTTCCGTGCATTGACCTCTTCTACACATATTTCTGTGTAAATTTTTGTTGCTCTACTATCCCACTTAGCAATCACTTTGCCAGACTTGTCCATCTAGTGCGAAAGAGTGTACACGATTCTTATTACGTATTCAAGTTCAGTAACTAAGACAAAAAATATAACAGGAAACTGACCATAATAAAAGTAGTACCATAAGCAGTCACATTCGTTTGGCATAATTACATATAGGGACTCACGACATAAAAGTGCTGCTGAagacaaaagcacaatgaacagttTACAAAGTGTCGCAAGAACCAAAAGCCTGATCTATCCCAGTCACACTAACACCTGACTCAAACATTATCCAACTTAAACTTCATTGTCACTAAACGATGGCATCTGGTCGGAGTCATATTCAAGACCCCAGAAGTTTGCGAAGTGCTCAGCAAAGTCCCAATCCGGACTAAGGTACTCGTCAGCAgggggtggtgaggacaaggCTGACGATTCATAGCTGCTTTGACCAGGGTTGGTTACGTTGTTCACGTTGTCCAAATTCTCTTGCAACACCAGAGAGTCTTGCTCAAGCATGCAAGCAATGTCCTCCAATGCTACACGTAATTTGGTAGCCTCAAATGAGGTCAACCCGCGTCCTGGACGGATTGTTTCACGAGCTACGGAAAATATCTTGTCCGCAATCtcttgcatccttccaattgccttgtcggctatggagtctgctgaatccatctgatgtggatttaGGTGGTTAGTGAACTAGACAGTAGGACAATGTACGTACATCCAATGAGATACTCTACAAAATTAGGGTTCAAGCTATAATCATGCAGTGATGGTTACCAATGGGCTCCATAAGTGGGCACTAACAAAAACCAAGGTCACAACTAATTTATATGCTGTGAGTATGTCTAGAAAGCATGTATGCTTAAACCACATCAGTTGCATAGCAGTGGTGCCAAGGTTTTGCAAACTCGATCTGTAGTTAACTATTCTAACGAAAACTATTACTTGTACCTTCAGAGACTTTTTGTGTCTTCTATGAGCTATGCAATCATGACATGGGCAAACAAAATCCTTGGAATTTCGCTTGTAGACCTCTATAACCCACTAAATCCAGCTGTTTCCACCGACCTCTCAAATATTTTTCTTGGTGCCCCAGTTTACACAGGAAGGGTCATTCCGCTAACTGCCCAATATTTATCCGAAATGTCATTTTCTGAACATTGTTAGAGCATATCCATGAGTTCCCAAAAATCACCCCCCACAAAACAATTGATGAAGCAGTTGACCCCTACCATTGAGATTACTTCTCATATCCTAACCGTGGACTCATTGTTTAGGTGTAGTGTGTTTATGAACTAAAACAAGGCCATCGACCCACGTTCTTGGAACTCTTAAAGTGCATCAATGCTGACAAATAAGTAAACCACAAATTGATATTCACGTTACCTTAGCTTCAGTGGAGGTTGGTACCCAAGTCCTAGAATCCTAGTTGATGGGGTAATCTGTATGACAAATAGGACAATAAATTCGTTAGTATCTCCATCGAAACCCGATCTGATGTACGCAATAGACTACACATTACGACTTAACCGAAGAGGATGAACCGTAAACACTACGGGGAACGGGGTCGAGGGAAAACACACGGAAAGCGGCGCCGGCTCAGAAGGATCCGGATGGAGGGGAGCCTACCTGCTCAGACGACGACGTGACGGGGAGAAGGCTTGAGGACGGAGCTGCGATGGCGGCGTTCGTGCGGCAACCCTAGGGAAACAGAAACGCTCAAGGGTGCGACAACCCGACGGGAACGAGACGCGGCGGGGGAGGAGAATACACGGATGGAGGAGATCGAGGAGGTGTTCGCCTGTACCTGAGAAGCCGCCGGTGTGGGGAGGAGAGGGAGCGACGATGTGGGGAGGAGCGGGAGCGACGGCGGCTTGTTTGGAGCGCGACAACCCTAGCGCCGTAACCCAAGCGTTGCGTAGAAGCCAACTGAAGGCCGCTTCTCGGGCGCCGTAGGCGGGTCGCTTCTATCCGAAGCGCTGCGACGAAAAGCCGCCTGAGAAGCTGGCCGTTTGGATACAGCTTCAGcttctggcggccagaagccgcccagaagctgaaacaaacagccaCTATGTCCCCTATTTCCACTATCTACATGAACATGATCTATTCAACTGCATCTGCAATCCATAAAAACGAAATACTACAAAGTTGTAACCCCAGCCGGATTAAAATCGCAGAAAGTCGTAGTAGCTAGTGGTTTGCGAGTTGGGGAGAGTCCTATCTTATCTTGTGCCACAAGGTAACCTTGGACAGGAAGTAAACAAACTGAGTACTACTAGCGAATGAACAGTGAGTAGTAGCACTGTGCAAAAGGATAGGGCTGTAGCCTTTGACCGGAACGAGCATCTGAACATGAACTCGCCTCCTGCGCGACTGTGTATGAATAATCTCCGACAGACGGGGCAGAAATCAGGGCACCGGCCGCCGGCTTGCACTCGACGACACGTCTGGAGTCGCGGAGCTTGGTTGGCCGGGGGCGCGGAGATAGATGATCCATCCTTCTCCTCCAAGCGACCAAGCCACGGCCACGATCGAGATTAGAGCCGATCCGACGGGCGTCAGTCAGCCGGCGTGCGGCCGCGGCGGAAGTCAGTCACCACCCTCCGTTTCTTTCTTTCCCGTTGTTAAAAGCAGCGCGCACGCagctgcactgcactgcactgcacacCCCATGTGCAATTGGCTCTGCAACTGCAATGGTCGGGTCGGGTTGACCTGCGCGCGGGCTTCGGTGGGAAGCCTGCTTGGCGCGGAGGACCGTTTCCTACCTACTCCTCCATCGGAGTCGTTGCATTCACACGCGAGGCCTGTTAGAGATTATTGTTTAAGCCGGATAGAGGACGGCAGTCAGCGGTGCCCAGACGCGGAGGCAGGCAGCATCCTGGTCTCTGGCCAATGTGCACGCCAGTGATCTCGGTCGATCCATTTCATCCGTGCCGTGATCCATTTG
It contains:
- the LOC118473139 gene encoding protein ALP1-like, translating into MQMSDPAAHTYDNEMDDTDAELVVAIYAVDIWGRTFSQVPRRTLVETGIQWVERTLENSNDCFDMFRMRRTIFRRLHDKLVDNYGLLPSRGVSTMEALGIFLWACGGPQSFRQIRNKFGHSLETISRKYTEVLDALFKMSSHIIKPKDPYFIEIHPRLREARFWPHFKDCIGAIDGSHFPAAVPALEQAKYIGRHGYASQNVMAVCDFDMRFTFVVTGWPGSVHDTRVLQDTLITYADRFPQPPEGKYYLVDSGYPNRKGYLAPYKGQKYHISEWQNARQPIGSKEVFNYAHSSLRNVIERSFGVLKMKWRVLFSLPSFSLTKQSKIIIACMTLHNFIRESALHDRDFDELGPNSISHDVPLGESSSSTSDELDMSAFRDAIANALVS
- the LOC111590609 gene encoding uncharacterized protein, whose protein sequence is MDSADSIADKAIGRMQEIADKIFSVARETIRPGRGLTSFEATKLRVALEDIACMLEQDSLVLQENLDNVNNVTNPGQSSYESSALSSPPPADEYLSPDWDFAEHFANFWGLEYDSDQMPSFSDNEV